Proteins from one Deinococcus actinosclerus genomic window:
- the paaZ gene encoding phenylacetic acid degradation bifunctional protein PaaZ: MTQSITSDLLRPASYVSGSWHANADGQVLLDAVYGRPVAVISSEGVDFGGALAYGRRAGGALRRMTFHERARALKALGAFLMERKEAYYALSALTGATRRDSWVDIEGGIGTLFSYASAARRELPDERFWPDGKVERLGREGTFVGRHLLVPREGVAVQINAFNFPVWGMLEKFAPAFIGGMPSLVKPAPQTAYLTERVVRDIVASGLIPEGTLQLVTGEPGSLLDHVEEQDVVAFTGSAATAAKLRVHPAIVGRSVPFNAEADSLNASVLGLSVKPEDPEFALFVREVAREMTGKAGQKCTAIRRALVPSHLVEAVTEGLRRELSKVTLGDPARDDVRMGALVSVEQRERVRETLEKLQAEARVVISGEAQLLGGDREKGAFLDPTVLLCESPLTARGPHELEAFGPVATLLPYDSLEDAIHLTKLGRGSLAGSIVSRDRAEATELVLGMASSHGRLLVLNRDNAKENTGHGSPLPQLNHGGPGRAGGGSELGGLSAVRHHMNRVAVQADPTTLTAITREFVPGADVQEDVVHPFRKSFDEIQVGDSLLTHRRTVTEADIVNFAGLTGDHFYAHVDEIGAREGIFGKRVAHGYFLISAAAGQFVSPAPGPVLANYGLENLRFIEPVGIGDTIRTRLTCKRKIRKDLRPGETRPTGVVEWRSEITNQDGVLVATYDILTLVERARDGFDPPAGESGVQA; encoded by the coding sequence GTGACTCAATCAATCACTTCTGATCTTCTTCGTCCGGCGTCTTACGTGTCTGGTTCGTGGCATGCGAATGCGGATGGGCAGGTGCTCTTGGACGCGGTGTATGGGCGTCCGGTGGCTGTGATTTCCTCGGAGGGCGTGGATTTCGGCGGGGCGCTGGCGTATGGCCGGCGGGCGGGTGGGGCGCTGCGGCGCATGACGTTCCATGAGCGGGCGCGGGCGCTGAAGGCGCTGGGCGCGTTCCTCATGGAGCGCAAGGAGGCGTACTACGCCCTGAGTGCGTTGACGGGCGCGACGCGGCGGGATTCGTGGGTGGATATCGAGGGTGGGATCGGCACGCTGTTCAGTTACGCGAGTGCGGCGCGGCGGGAACTGCCGGACGAGCGCTTCTGGCCGGACGGCAAGGTGGAGCGCCTGGGGCGCGAGGGGACGTTCGTGGGGCGTCACCTGCTCGTGCCGCGTGAGGGCGTGGCGGTGCAGATCAATGCGTTCAACTTCCCGGTGTGGGGGATGCTGGAGAAGTTCGCGCCGGCGTTCATCGGGGGGATGCCGAGTCTGGTGAAGCCCGCGCCGCAGACGGCGTACCTGACCGAGCGGGTCGTGCGGGACATCGTGGCGTCGGGCCTGATTCCGGAGGGGACGCTGCAACTCGTGACCGGAGAGCCGGGGTCGCTGCTCGATCACGTGGAGGAGCAGGACGTGGTGGCGTTCACCGGGTCGGCGGCTACAGCGGCGAAACTGCGGGTGCATCCGGCGATCGTGGGGCGGTCAGTGCCGTTCAATGCGGAGGCGGACAGTCTGAACGCGTCTGTGCTGGGCCTGTCGGTGAAGCCCGAGGACCCGGAATTCGCGCTGTTCGTGCGCGAGGTGGCGCGCGAGATGACCGGGAAGGCCGGGCAGAAGTGCACCGCGATCCGCCGGGCGCTGGTGCCGTCCCATCTGGTGGAGGCGGTGACGGAGGGCCTGCGCCGCGAGTTGAGCAAGGTGACGCTGGGCGACCCGGCGCGCGACGACGTGCGGATGGGCGCACTGGTGAGCGTGGAGCAGCGTGAGCGGGTCCGTGAGACGCTGGAGAAGTTGCAGGCCGAGGCCCGCGTGGTGATCAGCGGCGAGGCGCAGCTGCTGGGCGGCGACCGCGAGAAGGGCGCGTTCCTCGACCCGACGGTGCTGCTGTGCGAGAGCCCCCTGACCGCGCGGGGACCGCACGAGCTGGAGGCGTTCGGGCCGGTGGCGACGCTGCTGCCGTACGACTCGCTGGAGGACGCGATTCACCTCACGAAGCTGGGCCGGGGGTCGCTGGCCGGGAGCATCGTGTCCCGCGACCGCGCCGAGGCGACGGAACTCGTGCTGGGCATGGCGAGTTCGCACGGGCGCCTGCTGGTGCTCAACCGCGACAACGCGAAGGAGAACACCGGGCACGGGTCGCCGCTGCCACAGCTGAACCACGGCGGGCCGGGCCGCGCGGGGGGCGGCTCGGAACTGGGGGGCCTCAGCGCGGTGCGGCACCACATGAACCGCGTGGCGGTGCAGGCCGACCCGACCACCCTCACCGCGATCACGCGGGAGTTCGTGCCCGGCGCGGACGTGCAGGAGGACGTGGTGCACCCCTTCCGCAAGTCCTTCGACGAGATTCAGGTGGGGGACAGCCTCCTCACGCACCGCCGGACCGTCACGGAGGCGGACATCGTGAACTTCGCCGGCCTGACCGGCGACCACTTCTACGCGCACGTCGATGAGATCGGCGCGCGGGAGGGCATCTTCGGGAAGCGCGTGGCGCACGGCTACTTCCTGATCTCGGCGGCGGCGGGGCAGTTCGTGTCGCCCGCGCCGGGGCCGGTGCTCGCCAACTACGGCCTGGAGAACCTGCGGTTCATCGAACCCGTCGGCATCGGGGACACCATCCGCACCCGGCTCACCTGCAAGCGCAAGATCCGCAAGGACCTGCGCCCCGGCGAGACCCGCCCGACCGGCGTGGTCGAGTGGCGCAGCGAGATCACCAACCAGGACGGCGTCCTGGTCGCCACGTACGACATCCTCACGCTCGTCGAGCGGGCGCGCGACGGGTTCGATCCGCCCGCCGGGGAGAGCGGCGTTCAGGCGTAA
- a CDS encoding glyoxalase: MSFVTGLDHVQIEAPAGCEAQARAFFGTFLGLPERVKPEALRRNGGVWFGLPDGWQQPVGVTPEVVPRGKGHPGLRCADLAAFTAHGVRHGVPYRADREAGVARVFLTDPFGKRLEVVPRGHPGVRRAAGGSRNREFTRLTGPSGRMVR; encoded by the coding sequence ATGTCATTCGTCACTGGACTGGATCACGTGCAGATCGAGGCTCCGGCGGGGTGTGAGGCGCAGGCCCGCGCGTTCTTCGGGACGTTCCTGGGGCTGCCGGAACGCGTGAAACCTGAAGCCCTGCGGCGCAATGGTGGCGTATGGTTCGGCCTGCCGGACGGCTGGCAGCAGCCCGTGGGCGTCACGCCGGAGGTCGTGCCGCGCGGGAAGGGTCACCCTGGCCTGCGCTGCGCCGATCTGGCGGCGTTCACCGCGCACGGCGTTCGTCACGGCGTGCCGTACCGCGCCGATCGGGAGGCCGGGGTGGCCCGCGTGTTCCTGACCGATCCGTTCGGGAAGCGGCTGGAGGTCGTGCCGCGCGGCCATCCGGGCGTGCGCCGAGCGGCGGGCGGGTCAAGGAATCGTGAATTCACGCGCCTGACGGGGCCTTCCGGGCGGATGGTACGTTGA
- a CDS encoding DUF937 domain-containing protein — MDFTELLHAFFDEQAATQLGQAAGLDAPAARRALDAALPLELEALAAQADTPAGGHIAEAIASLPLFESVPAALNEPDGASNLQQAGELLLPALLGDQAGTLAGQVAGRAGIPQESAARLTQMTLPLLLSLLGRFGVNAGNVGARLGEVRGGLAQPGAAHVEPAGLTAGAPHVTATTPGMAAVGAAGLAALSGPALLDWLRAQFSGRTAERIGVAAGFSGGAAGRATQAALPVLLGALVQRAGSEAGARDLLDRSAAAMDLVGADGTLKTGLLGDPAETARVEGQGRTLIGTLFPDMGMVTGRLGSALGGSGASAGRLLALMGPLLLALLGARARAGQLDAAGVRGLLAGLEGHLPGLLPAGMTGLGALLGAGALSTGALSTGAPGAATIPVTPAPAAARVPPGAAPVTTSPLTTPPPPAAPASTPPERRRGFPWWLLALLLLLGLGGCWLVNQNRAATPAATSAQAASLVVTNPTSGADLPAEGFTMSGTGPANTELTISDQGQEVGKATVGADGNWSADLPAPTPGEHTYSVDGGGARSELKVNVTDASGTQTGSADAGSSDATGTDTNGADTASTDPASTDTASTDTASAGTDSADTAGTGATFTISEPAANATLPAGTFTLRGTGAAGQAVELFEDGTSLGTLTISEDGAWSFDVPSPAAGAHTYTVRGPNGTDLGSVAATVSAPAADASAAACDRDYTLSITDGQTVNEPFRFGGVGQGEGYSVTVKRGARTIGTKDVPLDATCGWSYQSRPGAGRITYEVRPLGDAAAAPLSTVNLTVGR, encoded by the coding sequence ATGGACTTCACCGAACTTCTGCACGCTTTTTTCGATGAGCAGGCGGCCACCCAGCTGGGGCAGGCCGCCGGGCTGGACGCCCCGGCGGCGCGCCGCGCCCTGGACGCGGCGCTGCCCCTGGAACTCGAGGCGCTGGCCGCGCAGGCGGACACCCCGGCCGGCGGGCACATCGCCGAGGCGATCGCCAGCCTACCGCTGTTCGAGAGCGTCCCGGCCGCGCTGAACGAACCGGACGGCGCGTCGAACCTCCAGCAGGCCGGTGAGCTGCTGCTGCCCGCGCTGCTGGGCGATCAGGCCGGGACGCTGGCCGGGCAGGTGGCGGGCCGCGCCGGCATCCCGCAGGAGAGCGCGGCGCGCCTCACGCAGATGACGCTGCCGCTGCTGCTCAGCCTGCTGGGCCGGTTCGGGGTGAACGCCGGCAATGTCGGCGCGCGCCTGGGCGAGGTGCGGGGCGGCCTGGCGCAGCCCGGCGCGGCCCACGTGGAGCCGGCCGGCCTGACGGCGGGCGCGCCCCACGTGACGGCGACGACCCCGGGAATGGCGGCAGTCGGCGCCGCCGGACTGGCGGCCCTGAGCGGCCCCGCCCTGCTGGACTGGCTGCGCGCCCAGTTCAGTGGCAGGACTGCCGAGCGGATCGGGGTGGCCGCCGGGTTCAGTGGCGGCGCGGCGGGCCGGGCGACGCAGGCGGCCCTGCCGGTGCTGCTCGGCGCCCTGGTGCAGCGCGCCGGTTCGGAGGCGGGCGCGCGGGATCTGCTCGACCGCAGCGCCGCTGCCATGGATCTGGTCGGGGCGGACGGCACGCTGAAGACCGGGCTGCTGGGTGACCCGGCCGAGACGGCCCGCGTCGAGGGGCAGGGCCGCACGCTGATCGGCACGCTGTTCCCGGACATGGGCATGGTCACGGGTCGCCTGGGGTCCGCGCTGGGCGGCAGTGGCGCCAGCGCCGGGCGCCTGCTAGCGCTGATGGGCCCCCTGCTGCTGGCCCTGCTGGGCGCCCGCGCCCGCGCGGGACAGCTTGACGCCGCTGGGGTCCGGGGCCTGCTGGCCGGCCTGGAAGGTCACCTGCCGGGCCTGCTCCCGGCGGGCATGACGGGGCTGGGCGCGCTGCTGGGCGCCGGAGCGCTGAGTACCGGAGCGCTGAGTACCGGAGCACCGGGCGCCGCGACCATCCCCGTCACCCCGGCGCCCGCAGCGGCCCGCGTGCCGCCGGGGGCGGCGCCCGTCACGACCTCCCCGCTCACGACGCCCCCGCCCCCGGCGGCTCCGGCCTCGACCCCGCCCGAGCGGCGCCGGGGCTTCCCGTGGTGGCTGCTGGCGCTGCTGCTCCTGCTGGGCCTGGGGGGCTGCTGGCTGGTCAACCAGAACCGCGCGGCGACCCCGGCGGCCACTAGCGCGCAGGCGGCGAGTCTGGTGGTGACGAATCCCACGTCCGGCGCGGACCTGCCCGCCGAGGGGTTCACCATGAGCGGCACCGGCCCGGCGAACACCGAGCTGACCATCTCGGATCAGGGGCAGGAGGTCGGGAAGGCCACCGTCGGCGCGGACGGCAACTGGTCGGCGGACCTGCCCGCCCCCACCCCCGGCGAGCACACCTACAGCGTGGACGGCGGCGGCGCGCGCAGCGAGCTGAAGGTGAACGTCACCGACGCCAGCGGCACGCAGACCGGCAGCGCCGATGCGGGCAGCTCCGACGCGACGGGCACCGACACGAACGGTGCCGACACCGCCAGCACCGACCCTGCCAGCACTGATACCGCCAGCACCGACACCGCCAGTGCGGGGACGGACAGCGCGGACACCGCCGGGACGGGCGCCACCTTCACGATCAGCGAACCCGCGGCGAACGCCACGCTGCCCGCCGGGACGTTCACGCTGCGCGGCACCGGCGCGGCCGGGCAGGCAGTGGAGCTGTTCGAGGACGGCACCAGCCTCGGCACCCTCACCATCAGCGAGGACGGCGCCTGGAGCTTCGACGTGCCCAGCCCGGCCGCCGGGGCGCACACATACACGGTGCGCGGCCCGAACGGCACGGACCTCGGGTCGGTCGCGGCGACCGTCAGTGCGCCCGCAGCCGACGCCAGCGCCGCCGCCTGCGACAGGGACTACACCCTGAGCATCACCGACGGGCAGACCGTGAACGAACCCTTCCGCTTCGGCGGGGTCGGCCAGGGCGAGGGGTACAGCGTGACCGTCAAGCGCGGCGCGCGCACCATCGGCACGAAGGACGTCCCGCTGGACGCCACCTGCGGCTGGAGCTACCAGAGCCGCCCCGGCGCCGGCCGGATCACCTACGAGGTCCGCCCGCTGGGTGACGCGGCCGCCGCGCCCCTGAGCACCGTGAACCTCACCGTCGGCCGGTAA
- the rpmF gene encoding 50S ribosomal protein L32: MAKHPVPKKKTSKSKRDMRRSHHALVAPNLTECPQCHAKKLSHHICPSCGYYNGRQVLAV, from the coding sequence ATGGCCAAGCACCCCGTTCCCAAGAAGAAGACCAGCAAGAGCAAGCGCGACATGCGCCGCAGCCACCACGCCCTCGTCGCGCCCAACCTGACCGAGTGCCCCCAGTGCCACGCGAAGAAGCTCAGCCACCACATCTGCCCCAGCTGCGGCTACTACAACGGCCGTCAGGTGCTCGCGGTCTAA
- a CDS encoding trimeric intracellular cation channel family protein produces the protein MHELEWAPITLETGLRVLDLIGVLAFAMSGALLGVRKRFDLFGVLVLGCVTAVGGGAIRDTLTGQTPPLFLRDETYLYAALLGSGLAFAFGTRLARFERTLSIFDTAGLGLFAASGALGALNFGLGPLGVVFAGMLSGVGGGVIRDLIANEVPEIMYRSEQLYATAAAAGALTVWLLYPHVTPFQAQFSGAVVVWGLRWISRRGWVRLPVRRLPEDTPQG, from the coding sequence GTGCATGAACTGGAGTGGGCGCCCATCACGCTGGAGACCGGCCTGCGTGTGCTCGACCTGATCGGCGTGCTGGCCTTCGCGATGTCCGGCGCGCTGCTGGGCGTGCGCAAACGCTTCGACCTGTTCGGCGTGCTCGTGCTGGGCTGCGTGACCGCCGTGGGCGGCGGCGCGATCCGCGACACACTGACCGGGCAGACCCCGCCGCTGTTCCTGCGGGACGAGACGTACCTGTACGCCGCGCTGCTGGGCTCCGGGCTGGCATTCGCGTTCGGCACGCGCCTGGCCCGCTTCGAGCGGACCCTGAGCATCTTCGACACGGCGGGCCTGGGCCTGTTCGCGGCGTCCGGCGCGCTCGGCGCGCTGAACTTCGGGCTGGGCCCGCTGGGCGTGGTGTTCGCCGGGATGCTGTCCGGCGTGGGGGGCGGCGTGATCCGCGACCTGATCGCCAACGAGGTCCCGGAGATCATGTACCGCAGCGAGCAGCTGTACGCCACCGCCGCCGCCGCCGGGGCGCTGACCGTGTGGCTGCTGTACCCCCACGTCACGCCGTTCCAGGCGCAGTTCAGCGGCGCGGTGGTCGTGTGGGGGCTACGCTGGATCTCCCGGCGCGGCTGGGTGCGCCTCCCGGTCCGCCGCCTCCCCGAGGACACCCCGCAGGGCTGA
- a CDS encoding deoxyribodipyrimidine photo-lyase, translating to MIHDARVQPLRPGTPRREGFVLLWVQASVRTRDNHALEYAVREANRLNLPLVAAFGLTPGYPEANARHYAYLLEGLRDLRANLAARDVPLRVTLGSPPEVALDAAGEGAALVVTDVGYTRLQREWREWLADRLDVPLVQVESEAVIPVGVVSGKQEYAARTIRPKIHRLWHDYLVPLDAHDLKRRARDWDGGVDVTDPARLLKTLPIDHSVPPGEEEGGETAAHDLLEDFITRKLDGYDTRRNDPTVDGSSRLSAHLHYGHLSPLTAALAAREHPGPDTDAFLEELIVRRELSFNYSTYNPDYDRYAGLPAWARATLDEHAGDRRDHTYTRAELDGAQTHDPYWNAAQRQMTRTGRMHNYMRMYWGKKVLEWTPTPQQAFDTLLWLNNRHEQDGRDPNSWVGVGWVFGLHDRPWTRRPIFGTVRYMNAGGLKRKFDIDKYARQWAEKGSPAPRSR from the coding sequence ATGATCCATGACGCCCGCGTGCAGCCCCTGCGGCCCGGCACGCCCCGCCGGGAGGGCTTCGTGCTGCTGTGGGTGCAGGCCAGCGTCCGCACCCGCGACAACCACGCCCTGGAATACGCCGTGCGCGAGGCCAACCGCCTGAACCTGCCGCTCGTCGCCGCGTTCGGCCTGACGCCCGGTTACCCCGAGGCGAACGCCCGCCACTACGCCTACCTGCTGGAGGGCCTGCGGGACCTGCGCGCCAACCTCGCCGCGCGGGACGTGCCGCTGCGCGTGACCCTGGGCAGCCCGCCCGAGGTGGCCCTGGATGCGGCGGGGGAGGGCGCAGCGCTCGTCGTGACCGACGTGGGCTACACCCGCCTGCAGCGCGAGTGGCGCGAGTGGCTGGCCGACCGGCTGGACGTGCCGCTGGTGCAGGTGGAATCCGAGGCGGTCATTCCCGTGGGGGTGGTCAGCGGCAAGCAGGAGTACGCGGCGCGCACCATCCGCCCGAAGATCCACCGGCTGTGGCACGACTACCTCGTCCCGCTCGACGCCCACGACCTGAAACGCCGCGCGCGCGACTGGGACGGCGGCGTGGACGTCACCGACCCCGCCCGCCTCTTGAAGACCCTTCCCATCGATCACAGCGTCCCGCCCGGCGAGGAGGAAGGCGGCGAGACCGCCGCGCACGACCTGCTGGAAGACTTCATCACCCGCAAGCTCGACGGGTACGACACTCGCCGGAACGACCCCACCGTGGACGGCAGCAGCCGCCTCAGCGCGCACCTGCACTACGGGCACCTCTCCCCGCTGACCGCCGCGCTCGCCGCGCGCGAACATCCCGGCCCCGACACCGACGCCTTCCTGGAAGAACTCATCGTGCGGCGCGAACTCAGCTTCAACTACTCCACCTACAACCCCGACTACGACCGCTACGCGGGCCTCCCTGCCTGGGCGCGCGCCACGCTGGACGAACACGCCGGGGACCGCCGCGACCACACCTACACCCGCGCCGAACTGGACGGGGCGCAGACGCACGACCCGTACTGGAACGCCGCGCAGCGCCAGATGACCCGCACCGGCCGCATGCACAACTACATGCGCATGTACTGGGGCAAGAAAGTCCTCGAATGGACCCCCACCCCCCAGCAGGCCTTCGATACGCTGCTGTGGCTGAACAACCGCCACGAACAGGACGGCCGCGACCCGAACTCCTGGGTGGGCGTCGGCTGGGTGTTCGGCCTGCACGACCGCCCCTGGACCCGCCGCCCCATCTTCGGCACGGTGCGCTACATGAACGCCGGCGGCCTGAAACGCAAATTCGACATCGACAAGTACGCCCGGCAGTGGGCGGAAAAGGGGAGCCCGGCGCCCCGCAGCCGCTAG
- a CDS encoding MBL fold metallo-hydrolase: protein MTDVASLPALHVTSGGTRVYTLPVRAFPNFRANVYLLVRGDAHAPAYAALVDTGGAGPDSLGDLQAGLAAVRDGYGEAVSLETLSRIVITHPHPDHLGGLSALREHTEAPVAAFYSAVPFIEQPGWVRAAWLTPPDAQAVWLGLPPGSELDGRIRRRGSNLTVPRALPVATPLRDGDVLDDLLHVIHTPGHEGNQICLRIDDVLLSADHLLPLNSPPLMPARFLPGSGVAAFLASLDRVEALDGVTLALGGHDGPMRDPRARIHALRTRTHEKLDGLLAACTQPMTVHDLLLALHPRLRPIQAVLLLDQTAALAEYLAGTGDLSENVREDGAGLFTRA from the coding sequence ATGACCGACGTGGCCTCCCTTCCCGCGCTGCACGTGACGAGTGGCGGCACGCGCGTGTACACGCTGCCGGTGCGGGCCTTCCCGAACTTCCGCGCGAACGTGTACCTGCTCGTGCGCGGTGATGCGCACGCCCCGGCGTATGCGGCCCTGGTGGATACGGGCGGGGCTGGACCGGACAGCCTGGGTGACCTCCAGGCGGGCCTTGCGGCGGTGCGGGATGGGTACGGCGAGGCGGTGAGCCTGGAGACCCTGAGCCGGATCGTGATCACGCACCCGCACCCGGATCACCTGGGCGGCCTGAGCGCCCTGCGGGAGCACACGGAGGCGCCCGTGGCAGCGTTCTACAGCGCCGTGCCGTTCATCGAGCAGCCCGGCTGGGTCCGCGCGGCTTGGCTGACCCCGCCCGATGCGCAGGCCGTGTGGCTGGGGCTGCCGCCCGGCAGCGAGCTGGACGGCCGCATCCGCCGCCGGGGCTCGAATCTGACCGTGCCGCGTGCCCTTCCGGTCGCCACGCCCCTGCGCGACGGGGACGTGCTGGACGACCTGCTGCACGTCATCCACACGCCGGGGCACGAGGGGAACCAGATCTGCCTGCGCATAGACGACGTGCTCCTCAGTGCCGATCACCTGCTGCCGCTGAACTCGCCGCCGCTGATGCCCGCGCGGTTCCTGCCCGGCAGCGGCGTGGCGGCCTTCCTGGCATCGCTGGACCGCGTGGAGGCGCTGGACGGTGTGACCCTCGCCCTGGGCGGACACGACGGCCCCATGCGTGACCCCCGCGCCCGCATCCACGCGCTGCGGACCCGCACGCACGAGAAACTGGACGGTCTACTGGCCGCCTGCACGCAGCCCATGACGGTCCACGACCTGCTCCTCGCGCTGCATCCGCGCCTGCGGCCCATCCAGGCGGTGCTGCTGCTCGACCAGACGGCCGCCCTCGCGGAGTATCTGGCCGGGACGGGTGACCTGAGCGAAAACGTCCGCGAGGACGGCGCGGGGCTGTTCACCCGCGCGTGA
- a CDS encoding phosphotransferase, translating into MDAARLGARRPRPREDARARGRWLADLHGRWASLPLPEPRPGFPDELVVLHDPSSDALLDAHEAAQPGWVGLLRAHLHAARAATAHVQVRPRHLIHGDLTPWNLRVQGNRWTGLLDLEFTRPADPLADFALAWRGTHDDVIHGYADVRPQSDEDRALIPALWWGHLLGGALRDL; encoded by the coding sequence GTGGACGCTGCACGCCTGGGTGCCCGGCGACCCCGCCCCCGCGAGGACGCCCGCGCGCGGGGCCGCTGGCTGGCGGACCTGCACGGGCGCTGGGCTTCACTCCCTCTCCCCGAACCCCGCCCCGGCTTCCCGGACGAACTGGTGGTCCTGCACGACCCGTCCAGTGACGCGCTGCTGGACGCCCACGAGGCCGCGCAGCCGGGCTGGGTGGGCCTGCTCCGCGCGCACCTGCATGCGGCCCGCGCCGCCACCGCGCACGTTCAGGTGCGGCCCCGACACCTGATCCACGGGGACCTCACACCCTGGAACCTGCGCGTGCAGGGGAACCGCTGGACGGGGCTGCTCGACCTGGAATTCACGCGGCCCGCCGATCCGCTGGCGGACTTTGCGCTGGCGTGGCGCGGCACGCACGACGACGTCATTCACGGGTACGCCGACGTGCGCCCCCAGAGCGACGAGGACCGCGCGCTGATCCCGGCGCTGTGGTGGGGGCACCTCCTGGGCGGCGCGCTGCGCGACCTGTGA
- the trmH gene encoding tRNA (guanosine(18)-2'-O)-methyltransferase TrmH, translating to MTPERYAKILRVLSKRQPTLTVLMDEVNKPHNLSAIVRTCDAVGVLQAHAVPPRGGRLVDFDGHTFEATSGSAHKWVPVQKHADAVGAVRELQSQGFQVLATHLSQRSVDYREVDYTRPTCVLLGAEKWGVGDEAADAADHNIIIPMFGMVQSLNVSVAAATILFEAQRQRLAAGMYGAPQLSDEDLRRWAFEWAYPDLAPGYRERGEAYPALDEHGQILA from the coding sequence ATGACCCCGGAGCGTTACGCCAAGATCCTGCGCGTGCTGAGTAAGCGGCAGCCCACCCTGACCGTCCTGATGGACGAGGTGAACAAACCCCACAACCTCTCCGCGATCGTGCGCACCTGCGACGCGGTGGGCGTGCTCCAGGCGCACGCGGTGCCGCCGCGCGGCGGGCGGCTCGTGGATTTCGACGGGCACACCTTCGAGGCCACCAGCGGCAGCGCGCACAAATGGGTGCCGGTGCAGAAGCACGCGGATGCCGTGGGGGCCGTGCGGGAATTGCAGAGCCAGGGCTTCCAGGTGCTCGCCACGCACCTCTCGCAGCGCAGCGTGGACTACCGCGAGGTGGACTACACCCGCCCCACCTGCGTCCTGCTGGGCGCCGAGAAGTGGGGCGTGGGCGACGAGGCCGCCGACGCCGCCGACCACAACATCATCATCCCGATGTTCGGCATGGTGCAGAGCCTGAATGTGTCGGTGGCCGCCGCGACCATCCTGTTCGAGGCGCAGCGCCAGCGGCTCGCCGCCGGGATGTACGGCGCCCCGCAGCTGAGCGACGAGGACCTGCGCCGCTGGGCGTTCGAGTGGGCGTACCCCGACCTCGCCCCCGGCTACCGCGAGCGTGGCGAGGCCTACCCCGCGCTGGACGAGCACGGGCAGATCCTGGCCTGA
- a CDS encoding TerC family protein: MFGLEMPPITPEFWAILGTLILLEGLLSADNALVLAVMVRHLKGDLQRKALAYGIGGAVVLRIIGVLLASYILEYWWLRAFGAAYLAYLAISHFVKNKSAEDEADDKSKGRGFWATVVLLNLTDLAFSVDSILAGVALIPRGMPREQGLTIVVIGGIIGLILMRIAATVFLKLLNKYPAFDHVAYALVGWIAVKLGLETLEAAHEVFPAVPYWHMPTPVFWGVMAAIGIIGSFLATRQPAMSDEAAEAKADAVVHEIDDTVADASDGRIDGR; encoded by the coding sequence ATGTTCGGCCTGGAAATGCCCCCCATCACCCCGGAATTCTGGGCGATCCTGGGCACCCTGATCCTCCTCGAAGGTCTGCTCTCGGCCGACAACGCCCTGGTGCTGGCCGTCATGGTCCGCCACCTCAAGGGGGACCTGCAACGCAAGGCGCTCGCCTACGGCATCGGCGGGGCGGTCGTGCTGCGCATCATCGGGGTGCTGCTCGCCAGCTACATCCTGGAGTACTGGTGGCTGCGCGCCTTCGGGGCCGCGTACCTCGCGTACCTCGCCATCTCGCACTTCGTGAAGAACAAGAGCGCCGAGGACGAGGCCGACGACAAGAGCAAGGGCCGGGGCTTCTGGGCGACCGTCGTGCTGCTGAACCTCACGGACCTCGCGTTCAGCGTGGACTCGATCCTGGCGGGCGTCGCGCTGATTCCCCGCGGCATGCCGCGCGAGCAGGGCCTGACCATCGTCGTGATCGGCGGGATCATCGGCCTGATCCTCATGCGGATCGCGGCCACCGTGTTCCTGAAACTCCTGAACAAGTACCCGGCGTTCGACCACGTCGCCTACGCGCTGGTCGGCTGGATCGCCGTGAAACTCGGCCTGGAGACCCTGGAAGCCGCGCACGAGGTGTTCCCCGCCGTGCCCTACTGGCACATGCCCACCCCGGTCTTCTGGGGCGTCATGGCCGCCATCGGCATCATCGGGTCGTTCCTGGCGACCCGCCAGCCCGCCATGAGTGACGAGGCCGCCGAGGCGAAGGCCGACGCCGTCGTCCACGAGATCGACGACACGGTCGCCGACGCCAGCGACGGCCGCATCGACGGCCGCTGA